A stretch of the Filimonas lacunae genome encodes the following:
- a CDS encoding tetratricopeptide repeat-containing sensor histidine kinase, with amino-acid sequence MTYPPKISSLIILWGCLLLSAFSCTQNNSKQQRANTANTHQINDSISLLQGQSDSLIMKKGEYLPDLEYAVVLATKAEQLCRRINYNPGIGKSLLLKAKACMEMKKTVEGAEYSRKALAILSESDNSEDHAACLTLTGSTIGDTHQEFPEKIAYYEKAAAVYRKSGNKLKEAETTQLVADLYINDGQPKRALEIMNEAFKIYHEIGYKQLQSAYTVLGTIYTELDNHVEARRYLLLAARTAEENKDTTPFMSTLYNRLGYEYAMIKDYPQAVNNFEKAYAIAQAAKDTPNILVLINNISDMKYRMGSYAASNEFLSKAVAIYPIYNDDAREAIVSIIFLNNHLALKEYAKAKVYYERVLKVRKAHDDEDPQYQFTKPMLAIYLQAAKQYQDTYKYLDSYKKGIMYGTDFRRSSWIEKLYFISDSALGKHTSAINHYQLYKAFSDSVTAVDKSRQMDELQLQYETEKKNKNIIVLESKQQAQETRLKIVIGGSIVLLLFLVLLYNRYRLKQQNNRRLERQQQEINAQNELLKKLVNDKEWLLKEIHHRVKNNLQVAISLLNMQSQHLENEDALTAIRNSQRRMYAMSLIHQRLYQTDNLGNIDMKWYISELMSFLKDSFEARDRIQFLVDSEAILLDVVQAIPIGLILNEAVTNSIKYAFTDGRKGQIRVTLHTTNAQHCLLSIADNGIGFKTESTGLTSLGMSLMEGLAGQIDGQFNLSSDQNGVTISIIFVPKRLDGQLSNEH; translated from the coding sequence ATGACATACCCTCCTAAAATCAGCTCTCTTATTATCCTATGGGGCTGCCTGCTTCTATCCGCATTCAGTTGTACCCAAAATAACAGCAAGCAGCAACGGGCAAACACTGCCAATACGCATCAAATAAACGATAGCATTTCCCTATTGCAAGGCCAGAGCGATTCGCTGATTATGAAAAAGGGGGAATACCTGCCAGATTTGGAGTATGCGGTGGTGTTGGCTACAAAAGCAGAGCAATTATGCCGCCGCATTAATTACAACCCGGGCATTGGCAAGTCATTACTGTTGAAGGCAAAAGCCTGTATGGAAATGAAAAAAACGGTGGAAGGGGCGGAATACAGCCGCAAGGCTTTAGCTATACTTAGTGAATCAGATAATTCCGAAGATCATGCGGCCTGTTTAACGCTTACCGGTAGCACTATCGGAGATACACACCAGGAATTTCCGGAAAAGATCGCTTATTATGAAAAGGCGGCAGCTGTGTACCGTAAAAGCGGCAATAAATTAAAGGAGGCAGAAACTACACAACTGGTAGCGGATTTATACATCAATGACGGGCAACCGAAACGCGCACTGGAAATAATGAACGAAGCGTTTAAGATTTATCATGAAATCGGGTATAAACAATTACAGTCGGCCTATACCGTATTGGGTACTATCTATACAGAACTGGACAACCATGTAGAAGCCCGCCGCTACTTGCTGCTGGCCGCAAGAACCGCCGAGGAAAATAAGGACACTACCCCATTCATGTCCACCTTATACAACAGGCTGGGCTATGAATACGCTATGATAAAAGACTATCCCCAGGCGGTGAATAATTTTGAAAAGGCATATGCCATAGCACAGGCCGCAAAGGACACTCCCAACATCCTGGTGCTGATTAACAATATCAGCGATATGAAATATAGAATGGGGAGCTATGCAGCATCGAATGAATTTCTGTCGAAGGCAGTAGCGATATATCCCATTTACAATGACGATGCGCGGGAAGCCATCGTTTCTATCATCTTTCTCAATAATCACCTGGCACTGAAGGAATATGCAAAAGCGAAGGTGTATTACGAACGCGTACTCAAAGTACGCAAGGCCCATGACGATGAAGATCCCCAATACCAATTTACCAAGCCCATGCTGGCTATCTATCTGCAGGCTGCCAAACAATATCAGGACACATATAAATACCTGGATTCTTATAAAAAAGGAATCATGTACGGTACAGATTTCAGAAGATCATCCTGGATTGAGAAACTGTACTTTATTTCCGATTCTGCTCTGGGCAAACACACTTCGGCCATCAACCATTACCAGTTATACAAAGCTTTTTCCGACTCTGTTACAGCAGTTGATAAAAGCAGGCAAATGGATGAATTGCAATTACAGTACGAAACTGAAAAGAAGAATAAGAACATCATTGTTTTGGAGAGTAAACAACAGGCGCAGGAAACACGCTTAAAAATAGTAATAGGCGGCTCCATTGTATTGCTGCTATTCCTGGTGCTATTGTATAACCGTTACCGTTTAAAGCAGCAAAACAATAGAAGACTGGAACGCCAGCAGCAGGAGATCAATGCCCAGAATGAACTATTAAAAAAGCTGGTAAATGACAAAGAATGGCTGCTGAAAGAAATTCACCACCGCGTGAAAAACAACTTACAGGTGGCCATTAGCTTGCTGAACATGCAATCGCAACACCTGGAAAATGAAGATGCCCTTACAGCCATCCGCAACAGCCAACGGCGCATGTACGCCATGTCATTGATTCACCAGCGCCTGTACCAAACCGACAACCTGGGTAACATTGATATGAAATGGTATATATCGGAACTCATGTCTTTTCTGAAAGACAGTTTTGAAGCCAGGGATCGTATTCAGTTCCTGGTGGACAGTGAAGCCATTCTACTGGATGTGGTGCAGGCAATTCCTATTGGATTGATCCTGAATGAAGCAGTTACCAACTCCATCAAATACGCCTTTACAGATGGACGCAAAGGACAAATTCGTGTTACCCTTCATACAACAAACGCACAGCATTGCCTGCTTTCCATAGCAGATAATGGCATTGGATTTAAAACAGAAAGCACCGGACTAACTTCTCTGGGCATGAGCCTGATGGAAGGCTTAGCCGGACAGATAGATGGCCAGTTTAACCTGAGTAGCGATCAAAATGGCGTAACTATTAGTATTATCTTCGTACCAAAGCGCCTGGATGGTCAATTATCCAATGAACACTAA
- a CDS encoding SMEK domain-containing protein, producing MLTRGFIIGKIVDDLSVLQGKISFRCQLGLTDLNKFCEDFIKDVINICWDYNVKNLNQDRSNEPGLDLGDVKKSVAFQITSTSTSDKINRTLDAITREQLERYKKVIVFILGEKQSSYTAINEALKEKCSFSNDNIWDFSDLSKKIISLKFDELYELKKLFEKDLNVVLTEIEVPNGKGEFPTTFADKLEVSPNTVPNNATKYLLDYEDASFDEVKNVFKQLKQLPRITRDFLEIFISLGENDNGNFTVDYNELKRKLKSPEKEIKEELSILIKRRLISEPEEGDTSFSTNFEDEMIGVVDFAIKNDCLKKVLVALDFTLLDADE from the coding sequence ATGTTAACAAGAGGATTTATCATTGGAAAGATTGTGGATGACCTAAGTGTTCTCCAGGGGAAAATTAGCTTTCGCTGTCAGTTGGGATTAACGGATCTGAATAAGTTTTGCGAAGATTTTATCAAAGATGTAATAAATATATGTTGGGATTATAACGTTAAAAATTTAAATCAAGACCGCTCTAATGAACCTGGTCTTGATTTAGGAGATGTTAAAAAAAGTGTAGCATTTCAAATAACTTCTACTAGTACATCTGATAAAATTAATAGGACGTTAGATGCTATTACTAGGGAACAACTAGAACGATACAAAAAAGTAATTGTTTTTATATTAGGAGAAAAACAGTCGTCCTACACTGCTATCAATGAAGCCTTGAAAGAGAAGTGTTCCTTTAGTAACGATAATATATGGGACTTTAGTGATTTGTCCAAAAAAATCATTTCATTGAAATTTGATGAACTGTATGAATTAAAAAAGCTATTTGAAAAAGATTTAAATGTTGTGTTGACGGAAATAGAAGTGCCTAATGGTAAGGGGGAATTTCCGACAACATTCGCTGATAAACTTGAAGTGTCGCCTAATACAGTTCCCAATAATGCTACTAAATATTTATTAGATTATGAGGATGCTTCATTTGATGAAGTAAAGAATGTTTTTAAGCAACTTAAACAATTGCCTAGAATAACGAGGGACTTTCTTGAAATATTTATTAGCTTAGGCGAAAACGATAACGGCAATTTTACTGTAGATTATAATGAATTAAAGAGAAAGCTTAAATCTCCAGAAAAAGAAATTAAGGAAGAATTAAGTATTTTGATTAAAAGACGCCTTATTAGTGAGCCTGAGGAAGGGGATACCTCTTTTTCGACAAATTTTGAAGATGAGATGATAGGTGTTGTTGATTTTGCGATAAAGAATGACTGCCTAAAAAAGGTTCTTGTAGCTTTAGATTTTACACTTCTTGATGCAGATGAATGA
- a CDS encoding group II truncated hemoglobin, translated as MKQIPTLYEWAGGMPAFEKLTAAFYKKVLKDELLEPIFKHMSPHHQLHVAHFIAEVFGGPEAYTAEGGCHFTMIQKHFSKHLTEAQRKRWVFLLLETADEIELPDDPEFRSAFVGYIEWGTRIAVINSQGEHTGVAVTEPMPRWGWGETGGPYLNGE; from the coding sequence ATGAAACAAATACCAACCTTGTATGAGTGGGCGGGTGGCATGCCTGCCTTTGAAAAGCTTACCGCCGCCTTTTACAAAAAGGTGTTGAAAGATGAATTGCTGGAACCTATATTCAAGCATATGTCTCCACATCATCAGCTGCATGTAGCCCATTTTATTGCGGAAGTGTTTGGTGGGCCTGAGGCATACACCGCCGAAGGTGGCTGCCATTTTACTATGATTCAGAAACACTTTTCCAAACATCTTACAGAGGCGCAACGGAAACGGTGGGTGTTTCTGTTGCTGGAAACGGCTGATGAAATTGAATTGCCGGACGATCCTGAGTTCCGGTCGGCTTTTGTTGGTTATATAGAATGGGGGACGCGGATTGCGGTTATTAATTCGCAGGGGGAGCATACGGGTGTTGCTGTAACGGAGCCTATGCCGCGTTGGGGGTGGGGGGAGACGGGCGGGCCTTATTTGAATGGGGAATAG
- a CDS encoding TonB-dependent receptor domain-containing protein, which yields MRAQKSVIRGTVYDQQNNKPVEYASIALLTARDSTVAGGTVTKANGAFELGRVRAGTFRLKISFVGYYTISTDVFTVAGNGVVNMGTITLQPADALLNEMKVTARQLPIATKIDKQTYKADQFNNAQGGTAIDVLKNLPSVSLNGEGAISVRGSSGFLVLVNGKPVITDAQTVLSQLPANSIQSIELITAPSAKYDPDGKGGIINIITKKGANDGITFTANIQGGLPSTTDHNNKEKPKRFGGDMALNYRHGKWDISAGGNYLRADVAGYREGDVYTKNLAANTITRLPSAGERSFDKYNYAARASVHFQADSSNAFAAGFMTGHRFQSRLADLVYNNSKADLSSGTVLYTNTYYNSNLQSKHGTFSLGSLDYTHTFRNKSTLATSALYEHANLYGDTKNRNLGYPQVQDTLQYVYNPYRNPINGYRLKVDYAQKTRTGKWESGYQFRYDTQDGQFDYFVTPDIAQPDAARFRGSATAKNTIHAVYSQYAGRFHQLEYNAGLRYEYATRSVLVSYEANPYQLHLSNLFPSAALLYPFRKGWQAKAGYSKRIQRTTNFELNPIPEREHSETLEQGDPNLLPEFIDLAELGIVHQFTSGNFFSNIYYQHIKNPIQRVNSVYADTILNRVFTNAGQARSLGIEAGASWQLNKWWNIYLGGNVYNYRIKGQLAILGVHSTVSNSNWIYSFNTNNSFKLGNTWTLQATVNYLSRRATAQGEDSYFLTPNTSLKKTFMNGRLAATLQWQNMDMGMKISNRQRISTWGADFYTTTNYIYETDVFLVNLSFHLNKNTSKSKLPGSEFGEKEF from the coding sequence GTGCGTGCACAAAAAAGTGTTATTCGCGGTACGGTGTACGATCAGCAAAACAATAAACCCGTGGAGTACGCCAGTATTGCCTTACTTACCGCCCGGGATTCAACGGTGGCTGGCGGAACGGTAACAAAGGCAAACGGTGCTTTTGAACTGGGGCGGGTACGGGCCGGAACATTCCGGCTGAAAATATCCTTTGTAGGGTATTATACCATCAGCACTGATGTGTTTACTGTGGCAGGAAATGGCGTGGTGAATATGGGCACGATTACATTGCAGCCTGCTGATGCGTTGTTAAACGAAATGAAAGTAACTGCCCGGCAGTTACCCATTGCTACTAAAATTGATAAACAGACATACAAGGCCGATCAGTTTAACAATGCACAGGGTGGCACTGCCATAGATGTATTGAAAAACCTCCCGTCGGTAAGTTTGAATGGTGAGGGAGCAATCAGTGTTCGTGGCTCATCCGGCTTTCTGGTGCTGGTAAATGGCAAACCTGTTATTACCGATGCCCAAACGGTGTTAAGTCAGCTCCCTGCCAATAGTATACAAAGCATTGAACTGATCACTGCGCCATCGGCCAAATACGATCCCGATGGAAAGGGAGGAATCATTAACATCATTACCAAAAAAGGGGCGAACGACGGCATCACCTTTACCGCCAATATACAGGGTGGCCTGCCAAGTACTACCGACCATAACAACAAGGAGAAACCGAAGCGGTTTGGTGGCGATATGGCCTTGAACTATCGCCATGGCAAATGGGATATATCGGCAGGTGGCAATTACCTGCGGGCAGATGTGGCCGGTTACCGGGAAGGAGATGTTTACACCAAAAACCTGGCGGCCAATACCATTACACGGTTACCCTCGGCAGGAGAAAGAAGTTTTGATAAGTATAATTATGCAGCACGTGCATCGGTTCATTTTCAGGCCGATAGCAGCAATGCGTTTGCAGCAGGTTTTATGACAGGCCACCGGTTTCAGTCACGCCTGGCCGACCTCGTGTATAACAATAGTAAAGCAGATCTTTCATCCGGCACAGTACTGTATACCAATACTTATTATAACTCCAACCTGCAGTCTAAACACGGTACCTTTTCGCTGGGTAGCCTGGATTATACCCATACTTTCCGCAATAAATCAACCCTCGCCACATCCGCGCTGTATGAACATGCCAATTTGTATGGGGATACTAAAAACCGGAACCTGGGCTATCCGCAAGTACAGGATACCCTGCAATATGTATACAATCCTTACCGTAATCCCATTAATGGCTACCGGCTTAAAGTAGATTACGCACAGAAAACCCGCACCGGCAAATGGGAGAGTGGTTACCAGTTCCGTTACGACACACAGGATGGCCAGTTTGACTATTTTGTAACACCTGACATTGCCCAGCCCGATGCAGCCCGGTTTCGCGGCAGCGCAACAGCAAAAAACACTATCCATGCTGTATATAGTCAATACGCCGGCAGGTTTCATCAGCTGGAATACAATGCAGGCTTACGGTATGAATATGCCACGCGGTCTGTGCTTGTTTCGTATGAAGCCAACCCCTACCAGCTCCATTTATCTAATTTGTTTCCGTCTGCAGCACTGCTTTATCCATTCCGTAAAGGGTGGCAGGCCAAAGCAGGCTACAGCAAGCGTATACAACGTACCACCAACTTCGAACTCAATCCTATACCCGAGCGCGAACATTCTGAAACGCTGGAACAGGGCGATCCTAATTTGCTGCCGGAGTTTATAGATCTGGCTGAGCTGGGTATCGTACACCAGTTTACAAGCGGCAATTTCTTTTCAAATATCTATTACCAGCACATTAAAAACCCTATACAGCGGGTAAACAGCGTATATGCCGATACCATTTTAAACCGTGTATTTACCAATGCAGGGCAGGCCCGCTCTTTAGGTATAGAAGCTGGCGCCAGCTGGCAGTTAAATAAATGGTGGAATATTTATCTGGGCGGCAACGTGTACAACTACCGGATAAAAGGGCAACTGGCTATATTGGGCGTTCACTCCACCGTATCCAATAGTAACTGGATCTATTCCTTCAACACCAATAACAGTTTCAAACTCGGCAACACCTGGACATTGCAGGCGACTGTGAATTATCTTTCGCGCCGCGCAACCGCACAGGGGGAAGATTCCTATTTTCTTACACCCAATACTTCTCTCAAAAAAACATTTATGAACGGGCGGCTGGCTGCCACCCTGCAATGGCAGAACATGGATATGGGTATGAAAATATCTAACCGCCAACGGATCAGTACCTGGGGTGCAGATTTTTACACCACCACGAATTATATTTATGAAACAGATGTGTTTCTGGTAAATCTTAGCTTTCATCTGAATAAAAACACCAGCAAGTCAAAACTGCCAGGCAGTGAATTTGGAGAAAAAGAGTTTTGA
- a CDS encoding winged helix-turn-helix transcriptional regulator, protein MITLHGKKYTCPIDFSLSFIDGKWKILILSHLYYQANRSYSDFIDNLPGVSEKMLSQQLKELERDKLIAKTIVSQKPYRVTYALTEHGKTLSPLFQFLSEWGIDYLKHNGIDYLKDQHLYK, encoded by the coding sequence ATGATAACATTACACGGTAAAAAATATACATGTCCGATAGATTTCTCATTAAGCTTTATTGACGGGAAATGGAAAATATTGATCCTATCCCACCTCTACTATCAGGCAAACAGGAGCTACAGCGATTTTATAGACAACCTGCCTGGTGTTTCCGAAAAAATGCTGAGCCAGCAGCTGAAAGAGCTGGAACGCGATAAGCTGATTGCAAAAACCATTGTATCGCAAAAGCCTTACCGGGTAACCTATGCACTTACCGAACATGGCAAAACGCTATCCCCCTTATTCCAATTTTTGAGTGAATGGGGTATCGATTACCTGAAACACAACGGCATTGACTACCTAAAAGACCAGCATTTATATAAATAA
- a CDS encoding energy transducer TonB, with amino-acid sequence MSKKIERIPIDEEVAAKLLYHSSNTCSICNEAAKPAQVHHINENKADNSIENLVVLCLNCHSLVHQKGGFARGYSEQTIKEYKSNWLKRVQYRRDETDRIASLQSVTSNVSLLNPMEDIATIDLDRESISCNPFLNDDQAKELTTYVFKIAEIRQIILKYAKEKIDSGILSENSDGIASILHFYEGVYVVLCKFYPDEHFSGHEPRQYFSECVAAFEKWHYKLMTRSGVENMGSIEGGFVRYGAMQKAELMVVDLIKALLYYSGGDINKWEAAWDGRVYSEDISVLDNVAERDGADLEKGKIPAKFPGGDEAWRRFIASNINTEIPIENGAPPGNYTVTLLFSIAQDGSVINVTALNNPGYGSAQEAIRVISNSPKWFPAVQNGEAVNYRQKQMITFQVREK; translated from the coding sequence ATGAGTAAAAAAATAGAACGAATACCTATTGATGAAGAGGTAGCAGCTAAACTACTTTACCACTCGTCTAATACTTGCAGCATTTGTAATGAAGCAGCCAAGCCGGCACAGGTTCATCATATTAATGAAAACAAGGCAGACAATAGCATCGAAAATCTAGTTGTATTATGTCTGAACTGTCATTCGCTGGTCCATCAAAAGGGCGGTTTCGCTAGAGGGTATAGTGAACAAACGATCAAGGAATATAAATCAAACTGGCTAAAACGAGTACAATATCGAAGGGATGAAACAGATCGTATAGCTTCTTTGCAAAGTGTAACATCTAATGTAAGTCTCTTAAATCCAATGGAAGATATAGCTACTATTGATCTAGATAGAGAGTCTATAAGTTGTAATCCATTTTTAAATGATGATCAAGCAAAAGAATTAACTACTTATGTGTTTAAAATAGCAGAGATCAGACAAATAATTTTAAAGTATGCTAAAGAAAAGATCGATAGTGGAATTTTATCAGAAAATTCAGATGGCATAGCTTCCATATTGCACTTTTATGAAGGTGTGTATGTTGTTTTATGCAAATTTTATCCCGATGAACATTTTTCCGGTCATGAACCACGGCAATATTTCAGTGAATGTGTTGCGGCATTTGAAAAATGGCATTATAAATTAATGACTCGCTCCGGCGTTGAAAATATGGGGTCAATAGAAGGCGGGTTCGTTAGATATGGAGCGATGCAAAAAGCTGAGTTAATGGTGGTTGATTTAATAAAGGCACTTTTGTATTATTCGGGTGGAGATATAAATAAGTGGGAAGCTGCATGGGATGGAAGAGTATATTCAGAAGATATAAGCGTTTTAGATAATGTAGCAGAAAGGGATGGTGCCGATTTAGAAAAAGGAAAAATACCCGCTAAGTTTCCGGGGGGAGATGAAGCGTGGAGGAGATTTATTGCTAGTAATATAAATACTGAAATTCCCATAGAAAATGGTGCCCCTCCCGGAAATTATACAGTAACGCTTCTCTTTTCAATAGCCCAAGACGGTTCTGTTATAAATGTAACTGCACTAAATAATCCCGGATACGGCTCTGCTCAAGAAGCTATCCGTGTCATATCTAACTCTCCCAAATGGTTTCCTGCAGTTCAAAATGGAGAGGCCGTCAATTATAGGCAGAAACAGATGATTACATTTCAAGTAAGGGAAAAATAA
- a CDS encoding DUF3883 domain-containing protein, which translates to MNYQALHELIKLYKDNFTRINHLEIYKWEAVKHFQDHWHIDSDDFTGMLKNALSKAGNLMDSGKYFPRRMIFQFAESDPETVRTCFKNLYDESKDLYDRLNQFNTAIREVWQTHYSNLDNYYQDPRARLVYLNFRYPDTYFFYKFRMFQKVAKRIEYPCVPKKSKVQDVFHYTNMCYQILHEIKKDNELLIMHQERLNEHCYADPKFHILTQDIIYAADKHLDNFSAVPIENFHFDLIDTDYTIFDSQPSFTGRFVDYQGRQAEMSRIGLLGEQYVFERECNLIASYNIRKKPRHVSVEDGDGLGFDILSYNSDGSEKYIEVKTTTGHFHTPFYITRTELNKSREHPNKYWLYRVCNFNESEKKASLMQIPGDLSPFCENPSQYLVKLSPQHSSIT; encoded by the coding sequence ATGAATTACCAAGCGCTGCATGAATTGATTAAACTTTACAAAGACAATTTCACCCGAATTAACCATCTGGAAATATATAAATGGGAGGCAGTTAAGCACTTCCAGGACCACTGGCATATAGATTCAGATGATTTTACCGGCATGCTTAAAAATGCGCTTTCTAAAGCAGGCAACCTTATGGATTCCGGCAAGTATTTTCCTAGAAGAATGATATTCCAATTTGCCGAGTCAGATCCGGAAACAGTGCGAACCTGCTTCAAAAATTTATATGACGAATCTAAAGATCTTTATGACCGATTGAATCAATTTAATACCGCTATTCGAGAAGTGTGGCAAACACATTATTCTAATCTTGATAATTATTATCAAGATCCACGCGCTCGTCTGGTTTACTTGAATTTCAGATACCCTGACACTTATTTCTTTTATAAGTTCAGAATGTTCCAAAAAGTAGCTAAGCGTATTGAATACCCCTGTGTGCCAAAAAAGAGTAAGGTTCAAGACGTATTTCATTATACAAACATGTGCTATCAGATACTACATGAAATAAAAAAGGATAATGAACTTCTAATTATGCACCAAGAGCGCCTGAATGAACATTGTTATGCGGATCCTAAATTTCATATCCTTACTCAAGATATAATATATGCAGCAGATAAGCATTTAGATAACTTTTCGGCTGTTCCGATTGAAAACTTTCACTTTGACTTAATCGACACTGATTATACAATTTTCGATTCACAACCATCTTTTACAGGTCGATTTGTAGATTATCAAGGCAGACAAGCAGAAATGAGCCGGATTGGTCTATTAGGAGAACAATATGTCTTTGAGAGAGAATGCAATTTAATAGCAAGCTACAACATAAGAAAAAAGCCAAGACACGTCTCTGTGGAGGATGGTGATGGATTAGGGTTTGACATATTATCTTACAACAGCGATGGTAGCGAGAAATACATTGAAGTAAAGACTACCACCGGTCATTTTCATACTCCATTCTATATCACAAGGACAGAGTTAAACAAAAGCAGGGAACACCCCAATAAATATTGGCTTTATAGGGTATGCAACTTTAATGAAAGCGAAAAAAAAGCGAGCTTAATGCAGATTCCAGGTGATCTATCTCCATTTTGCGAAAATCCCAGTCAATACCTTGTAAAACTATCCCCTCAGCATTCATCCATCACTTAG
- a CDS encoding IS3 family transposase, protein MNLLTELHPHIGVGQFCTVFGKTRQAWYYATRTQAEQEMTDSIVVKMVKEIREEQPRLGTRKLYYLLEPQLQAHGIKMGRDALFDMLERYDLLIRHRRRRAITTDSNHPYRKYDNLIQHLILTGKNQLWVSDITYLRVSEGFCYLSLVTDAFSRKIVGYRLWPNLAARGSIEALNMALNEQQPGRNMLIHHSDRGVQYCCSDYVGQLQNYQINISMSHKGDPYQNAIAERVNGILKHEYSLNKEFEDLVQATKAVQAAVNLYNSRRPHDSLSYLTPDQAHELTGIIKRNWRTYSKHIIKNQDLEVSNVGLGKLCNAKQD, encoded by the coding sequence GTGAACCTGCTTACAGAACTGCACCCTCATATTGGGGTAGGTCAGTTTTGTACAGTGTTTGGCAAGACCCGTCAAGCCTGGTATTATGCTACACGCACCCAGGCTGAGCAGGAAATGACAGATTCTATTGTAGTAAAAATGGTGAAAGAAATACGGGAGGAACAACCTCGCTTGGGTACCCGTAAGCTCTACTATCTGTTGGAACCTCAGCTACAGGCGCATGGAATTAAAATGGGCCGTGATGCTCTATTTGATATGCTGGAACGCTATGACCTGCTTATCCGTCATCGCAGACGGCGTGCTATTACCACCGATAGCAACCATCCTTACCGTAAATATGATAACTTAATACAGCACTTGATATTAACAGGTAAAAATCAACTTTGGGTTAGTGATATTACCTATCTGCGAGTATCAGAAGGCTTTTGCTACCTGAGTCTTGTAACTGATGCTTTTAGTCGTAAAATAGTTGGCTACCGCCTGTGGCCTAATCTGGCAGCGCGTGGAAGCATAGAAGCGCTAAACATGGCTTTAAATGAACAGCAGCCTGGGCGGAACATGCTCATACACCATTCTGATCGCGGTGTACAATACTGCTGTTCTGATTATGTTGGACAGTTGCAAAACTATCAGATCAATATTAGTATGAGTCATAAAGGAGATCCCTATCAGAATGCAATAGCAGAGCGGGTTAACGGTATTCTAAAGCATGAATATAGTCTTAATAAAGAGTTTGAAGATCTAGTTCAGGCCACCAAAGCTGTACAGGCTGCCGTAAACTTATACAACAGCCGCAGACCCCATGATAGTTTAAGTTATCTGACGCCGGACCAGGCACATGAACTAACCGGAATAATCAAAAGGAACTGGCGGACTTACAGTAAGCATATTATTAAGAATCAGGACTTAGAAGTAAGCAACGTAGGATTAGGGAAGCTCTGTAACGCCAAACAGGATTAA
- a CDS encoding antibiotic biosynthesis monooxygenase family protein, translated as MKQLLIYIVLATIILLSNTSAQPKLKVMEKSKYSVELIRYTIPENQWTPFENAYAQAGKLLSKSKYCLYYTINKGSEEPNNYVVIIHWTSEEDHLNGFRKSADFAPFLTLVKPFYNQIQEMKHYTEIAAWSGSGNN; from the coding sequence ATGAAACAGTTACTTATTTACATCGTATTAGCCACCATTATCCTCCTTTCAAACACCAGTGCACAGCCTAAATTAAAAGTAATGGAAAAAAGTAAATACTCCGTTGAGCTTATCCGGTATACCATTCCTGAAAACCAATGGACACCATTTGAAAATGCCTACGCACAGGCAGGCAAGTTGTTGAGTAAGAGTAAGTATTGCCTGTATTATACCATTAACAAAGGGAGTGAAGAACCCAATAATTATGTGGTGATTATTCATTGGACTTCGGAAGAGGATCATTTGAACGGCTTTAGGAAAAGCGCTGATTTTGCACCCTTTTTAACGCTGGTAAAACCTTTTTATAATCAGATACAGGAGATGAAACATTATACTGAAATTGCCGCCTGGTCAGGATCTGGAAATAATTAG